A stretch of Pseudomonas sp. LRP2-20 DNA encodes these proteins:
- a CDS encoding Lrp/AsnC family transcriptional regulator, which yields MSDARPITLDEIDRQLLALLQINARESVATLARQLGIARTTVNSRLERLEKNKVITGYGVRLGQRLIGGGLQAYVGIKVQPRSGKEVVRRLSAMGQVQQLCAVSGEFDYVAWLRSDSPEQLDQLLDQIGSVEGVEKTTTSIILSSKVDRGQPL from the coding sequence ATGTCGGACGCCCGCCCCATCACCCTCGATGAAATCGACCGCCAGCTGCTCGCCCTGCTGCAGATCAACGCCCGCGAAAGCGTCGCTACCCTCGCCCGCCAGCTGGGTATCGCCCGTACCACGGTCAACTCGCGCCTGGAGCGGCTGGAGAAGAACAAGGTCATCACCGGCTATGGCGTACGCCTCGGCCAGCGCCTGATTGGTGGTGGGCTGCAGGCTTATGTCGGGATCAAGGTGCAGCCACGCTCCGGCAAGGAAGTGGTACGGCGCCTGAGTGCCATGGGGCAGGTACAACAGCTGTGCGCGGTGAGTGGCGAGTTCGATTACGTGGCCTGGCTGCGCAGCGATTCGCCGGAGCAACTCGACCAGTTGCTGGACCAGATTGGCAGTGTCGAAGGGGTGGAGAAGACCACCACGTCGATCATCCTCAGCAGCAAGGTCGATCGCGGGCAGCCGCTCTAA
- the rpoD gene encoding RNA polymerase sigma factor RpoD — protein MSGKAQQQSRIKELITRGREQGYLTYAEVNDHLPEDISDPEQVEDIIRMINDMGINVFESAPDADALLLAEADTDEAAAEEAAAALAAVETDIGRTTDPVRMYMREMGTVELLTREGEIEIAKRIEEGIREVMGAIAHFPGTVDYILGEYDRVTAEGGRLSDVLSGYIDPDDNIAAPTDEVPVPGAKAPAAKEESDDEDEESEGGDDEEEAESGPDPVVAAQRFGAVADQLQATSKVLKKNGRDVKESIEALQALADLFMPIKLVPKQFDVLVERVRDALNRLRQQERAIMQLCVRDARMPRADFLRLFPGNETDQTWSGDLAKRSTKWAAALGEKDAAIVACQQKLIDLETETGLTVAEIKEINRRMSIGEAKARRAKKEMVEANLRLVISIAKKYTNRGLQFLDLIQEGNIGLMKAVDKFEYRRGYKFSTYATWWIRQAITRSIADQARTIRIPVHMIETINKLNRISRQMLQEMGREPTPEELGERMEMPEDKIRKVLKIAKEPISMETPIGDDEDSHLGDFIEDSTMQSPIDVATVESLKEATRDVLSGLTAREAKVLRMRFGIDMNTDHTLEEVGKQFDVTRERIRQIEAKALRKLRHPTRSEHLRSFLDE, from the coding sequence ATGTCCGGAAAAGCGCAACAGCAGTCTCGTATCAAAGAGTTGATCACCCGCGGTCGTGAGCAGGGCTACCTGACTTACGCGGAGGTCAACGACCACCTGCCTGAGGATATTTCAGATCCGGAACAGGTGGAAGACATCATCCGCATGATCAACGACATGGGGATCAACGTATTCGAGAGTGCTCCGGATGCGGATGCCCTTCTGTTGGCGGAAGCCGACACCGACGAAGCCGCGGCCGAAGAAGCCGCTGCTGCGTTGGCGGCAGTTGAAACCGATATCGGCCGCACGACCGACCCGGTGCGCATGTACATGCGCGAAATGGGTACCGTCGAACTGCTGACCCGTGAAGGCGAGATCGAAATCGCCAAGCGGATCGAGGAAGGCATCCGTGAAGTCATGGGCGCCATCGCTCACTTCCCGGGTACTGTCGACTACATTCTCGGCGAATACGACCGCGTCACCGCCGAAGGCGGCCGCCTGTCCGACGTCCTCAGCGGTTACATCGACCCTGACGACAACATTGCCGCACCCACCGACGAAGTGCCGGTACCGGGTGCCAAGGCACCTGCGGCCAAGGAAGAGTCGGACGACGAAGACGAAGAAAGTGAAGGCGGTGACGACGAGGAAGAGGCCGAAAGCGGTCCTGATCCGGTCGTTGCAGCTCAGCGCTTCGGCGCCGTTGCCGATCAGCTCCAGGCCACCTCCAAGGTCCTGAAGAAGAACGGCCGTGACGTCAAGGAAAGCATCGAGGCCCTGCAGGCCCTGGCTGACCTGTTCATGCCGATCAAGCTGGTGCCGAAGCAGTTCGACGTCCTGGTCGAGCGCGTGCGCGATGCCCTGAACCGCCTGCGTCAGCAAGAGCGTGCGATCATGCAGCTGTGCGTGCGTGACGCCCGCATGCCGCGTGCCGACTTCCTGCGTCTGTTCCCGGGCAACGAAACCGACCAGACCTGGTCCGGTGACCTGGCCAAGCGCAGCACCAAGTGGGCTGCCGCCCTGGGTGAAAAGGACGCCGCCATCGTCGCCTGCCAGCAGAAGCTGATCGACCTCGAGACCGAGACCGGCCTGACTGTCGCCGAGATCAAGGAAATCAACCGTCGCATGTCCATCGGTGAGGCGAAAGCCCGCCGCGCCAAGAAAGAAATGGTCGAGGCGAACCTGCGTCTGGTGATCTCCATCGCCAAGAAGTACACCAACCGTGGCCTGCAGTTCCTCGACCTGATCCAGGAAGGCAACATCGGCCTGATGAAGGCGGTGGACAAGTTCGAATACCGTCGCGGCTACAAGTTCTCGACCTACGCCACCTGGTGGATTCGCCAGGCGATCACCCGCTCGATCGCCGACCAGGCGCGCACCATCCGTATTCCGGTGCACATGATCGAGACGATCAACAAGCTCAACCGTATTTCCCGCCAGATGCTGCAGGAAATGGGCCGTGAACCGACCCCGGAAGAGCTGGGTGAGCGCATGGAAATGCCTGAGGACAAGATCCGCAAGGTACTGAAGATCGCCAAAGAGCCGATCTCCATGGAAACCCCGATTGGTGACGACGAAGACTCGCATCTGGGCGACTTCATCGAGGACTCGACCATGCAGTCCCCGATCGACGTGGCCACGGTCGAAAGCCTCAAGGAAGCGACCCGTGACGTGCTCTCGGGCCTGACCGCACGCGAAGCCAAGGTGCTGCGCATGCGTTTCGGCATCGACATGAACACCGACCACACCCTCGAAGAGGTGGGCAAGCAGTTCGACGTGACCCGTGAGCGGATCCGTCAGATCGAAGCGAAGGCGTTGCGCAAACTGCGCCACCCGACTCGCAGCGAGCACTTGCGCTCCTTCCTCGACGAGTGA
- a CDS encoding carbon-nitrogen hydrolase family protein, with translation MRIALFQGAPNPLDVPGNLQRLRHQAQRAAERGAQLLVCPEMFLSGYNIGLDQVERLAEADDGPSAMEVVEIAQAHRIAIVYGYPERADDGAIYNSVQLIDAHGRSLCNYRKTHLFGELDRAMFSPGADHFPVVELEGWKVGMLICYDIEFPENARRLALAGAELILVPTANMTPYDFVCQVTVRSRAQENQCYLVYANYCGAEDEIQYCGQSSIIGPDGSLLAMAGREECLLLAELEHERVIQGRESFPYLTDLRQELHLRQG, from the coding sequence ATGCGCATCGCTCTGTTCCAGGGCGCACCCAACCCGCTGGACGTGCCCGGCAACCTGCAACGGCTGCGCCACCAGGCGCAACGGGCGGCCGAGCGTGGCGCGCAGCTGCTGGTGTGCCCGGAGATGTTCCTGAGCGGCTACAACATCGGCCTGGACCAGGTCGAACGGTTGGCCGAAGCCGACGATGGCCCCTCGGCCATGGAGGTGGTGGAGATCGCCCAGGCGCACCGAATCGCCATCGTCTACGGCTACCCGGAGCGCGCCGATGACGGGGCGATCTACAACAGCGTGCAATTGATCGACGCCCACGGCCGCAGCCTGTGCAATTACCGCAAGACTCACCTGTTCGGCGAGCTGGACCGGGCGATGTTCAGCCCGGGTGCCGACCATTTCCCGGTAGTCGAGCTGGAGGGCTGGAAGGTCGGCATGCTGATCTGCTACGACATCGAGTTCCCGGAGAACGCCCGGCGCCTGGCGCTGGCCGGTGCCGAGCTGATCCTGGTGCCGACGGCGAACATGACACCTTACGATTTCGTCTGCCAGGTGACCGTGCGCTCGCGGGCGCAGGAGAACCAGTGCTACCTGGTGTATGCCAACTACTGTGGCGCCGAGGACGAGATCCAGTACTGCGGGCAGAGCAGCATCATCGGCCCCGACGGCAGCCTGCTGGCCATGGCTGGGCGCGAAGAGTGCCTGCTGCTGGCGGAGCTTGAGCATGAGCGGGTGATACAGGGGCGTGAGTCGTTCCCTTATCTGACCGATCTGCGTCAGGAATTGCATCTGCGCCAAGGCTAA
- the pqqF gene encoding pyrroloquinoline quinone biosynthesis protein PqqF, with protein sequence MPDATRHLTLANGLQLTLRHAPRLKRSAAALRVHAGSHDAPRQWPGLAHFLEHLFFLGTARFPLQDGLMRYVQALGGQVNASTRERTTDFFFEVPPAALAGGLERLCQMLAEPDLGIERQHREREVIHAEFIAWSRNPQAQQQFALLQSVAGDHPLIGFHAGNRYSLVLRNIAFQQALTGFHQRFYQGGQITLSLCGPQPLDELEQLGRQYAGIFEAGALVPQTLPPALAANRPLLFAHQGLPAGAEQALELLMANLADNGPGSWLDALERRGWLKGFKVEKLYAFAGQLLWHIDLKLAPDADSDEALKLLHGWFDFVLQAACAPLNNAFDLLQQRRERSASALELARRDSAGQPFAALDSHARAALEALLEQLPRCAYGAWQLPAAEPLLLDELPTLPAAELPPALGLCDLLPPARQYAALYLRWHVPSALRQRLHGLLVRALQPLQARCERASVQLQFSASGEYWQLRCAGHPAAVIRATGQALALLQAPSIWQPTPPEALALIPIRALINQLPDSVLGTWPETPGSCTLDQALLDGAWQQSLWHGLAVGFDTRAAQALGAILRGCPGQGATPTPAPLWAGRRWQHAKVAGSENALLLFCPVPTGQQACGRLLAQLLQGPVYQRLRVELQLGYAVFSTFRQVEGIGGLLFGVQSPHVSQAEILEHLRALLSQGVTLDTGARQALAEQFDEAAMANADVAEWAWQTHLATQPGDLLALQRSILMTQQADLDGLLRDLLGTDCAWLCLANSAAPDASWH encoded by the coding sequence ATGCCTGACGCCACCCGCCACCTCACACTCGCCAACGGCCTACAGCTGACCCTGCGCCACGCCCCGCGCCTGAAGCGCTCGGCTGCAGCCCTGCGCGTACACGCGGGCAGCCACGATGCACCGCGTCAGTGGCCGGGCCTGGCCCACTTCCTTGAACACCTGTTCTTCCTCGGCACCGCGCGCTTCCCACTGCAAGACGGCCTGATGCGCTACGTCCAGGCCTTGGGCGGCCAGGTCAACGCCAGCACACGCGAGCGCACCACCGATTTTTTCTTCGAAGTGCCACCCGCGGCATTGGCCGGAGGCCTGGAGCGCCTGTGCCAGATGCTTGCCGAACCGGACCTGGGCATCGAACGCCAGCACCGTGAGCGGGAAGTCATCCATGCCGAGTTCATCGCCTGGTCGCGTAACCCGCAGGCGCAGCAGCAGTTCGCCTTGTTGCAATCTGTGGCTGGCGATCATCCGCTAATCGGTTTTCATGCAGGCAACCGCTATTCCCTCGTTTTGCGCAATATTGCCTTCCAGCAAGCGCTCACGGGCTTTCACCAGCGCTTCTACCAAGGAGGCCAGATCACCCTGAGCCTCTGCGGCCCGCAGCCGTTGGATGAACTGGAACAACTTGGCAGGCAATACGCCGGCATCTTCGAAGCGGGTGCCCTTGTGCCACAGACCTTGCCTCCCGCCCTGGCCGCCAACAGGCCGTTGCTGTTCGCCCACCAGGGGCTGCCCGCAGGTGCAGAACAGGCGCTGGAGCTGCTGATGGCCAACCTCGCTGACAACGGCCCCGGCAGTTGGCTGGATGCATTGGAGCGACGCGGCTGGCTCAAAGGGTTCAAGGTCGAGAAGTTGTATGCCTTCGCCGGGCAACTGCTCTGGCACATCGACCTGAAGCTTGCCCCGGATGCCGACAGCGATGAGGCACTGAAGCTGCTGCACGGTTGGTTCGACTTCGTCCTCCAGGCCGCCTGCGCGCCACTCAACAACGCGTTCGACCTGTTGCAACAACGTCGCGAACGTAGTGCCAGCGCGCTGGAACTGGCCCGTCGCGACAGCGCCGGGCAGCCGTTTGCCGCGCTGGATTCACACGCGCGGGCCGCGCTCGAAGCATTGCTTGAACAGCTGCCGCGTTGCGCATACGGGGCATGGCAGCTGCCTGCGGCCGAGCCGTTGTTGCTCGATGAGCTGCCCACTCTTCCAGCTGCAGAACTGCCACCTGCGCTGGGCCTCTGCGACCTGCTTCCGCCAGCCAGGCAATACGCCGCACTCTATCTACGCTGGCACGTGCCATCGGCATTGCGCCAGCGCCTGCATGGCCTGCTCGTGCGCGCTTTGCAGCCCCTGCAAGCACGTTGCGAGCGTGCCTCGGTGCAATTGCAGTTCAGTGCGTCAGGCGAATACTGGCAGTTGCGCTGCGCTGGCCACCCTGCAGCCGTGATACGCGCCACAGGCCAAGCCCTGGCGCTTCTGCAGGCGCCTTCCATCTGGCAACCAACGCCACCTGAAGCGCTCGCCCTGATTCCGATCAGGGCGCTGATCAATCAACTACCGGACAGCGTGCTCGGCACTTGGCCCGAAACACCTGGGTCTTGCACCCTCGACCAGGCACTGCTCGATGGCGCCTGGCAACAGAGCCTCTGGCATGGCTTGGCTGTAGGCTTTGATACCCGCGCCGCGCAGGCGCTGGGCGCGATACTGCGGGGCTGCCCAGGGCAAGGCGCTACGCCCACGCCAGCCCCCCTCTGGGCGGGCCGTCGCTGGCAGCATGCCAAGGTGGCGGGCAGTGAGAATGCCCTGCTGCTGTTCTGCCCAGTGCCTACCGGGCAACAAGCCTGTGGTCGCCTGCTGGCGCAGCTGCTGCAAGGCCCCGTGTATCAACGCCTGCGGGTCGAACTGCAACTCGGCTACGCGGTGTTCAGTACCTTCCGTCAGGTCGAAGGCATCGGTGGCTTGCTGTTCGGCGTGCAGTCGCCGCATGTCAGTCAGGCCGAGATCCTCGAGCACCTGCGCGCGCTTCTGAGCCAAGGCGTCACACTCGACACCGGCGCCCGACAAGCACTGGCCGAACAGTTCGACGAGGCAGCCATGGCCAACGCCGATGTCGCCGAATGGGCATGGCAGACACACCTGGCCACACAACCCGGCGACCTGCTTGCGCTGCAGCGGTCTATTCTGATGACGCAACAAGCGGATCTGGATGGCCTGTTACGCGACCTGCTCGGCACCGATTGCGCCTGGCTATGCCTGGCCAACAGCGCCGCGCCAGATGCGTCCTGGCACTGA
- a CDS encoding bifunctional diguanylate cyclase/phosphodiesterase, with the protein MLPMPAILLLLLILWNTTAGALTLTDEEKTWLTAHPQLRLGVDASWPPFEFRDQEGRYQGLAADYIALLQDRLEVALKPVEPSSWTEVLQQAREGRIDLLPGIMSTPERQGYLAFTRPYLDFPIVILAHEGGPQPRTLKDLYGLKVAVVENYAPHELLRTHHPDLNLVAMPNVSSTLQALATDAVDAVVGDLASSIWSLRQLKLEGLYVSGDTPYRYQLAMAAPRDQQVLIGILDKVMADMSSDEISHIQQRWVGNVVDQRSFWHDTLIYGLPAVLLLIAILAVVIRINRRLSSEISRRIALEQELRSSEYHYRGLIESLSAIAWEADANDFTYSYVSPHAEDLLGYPLHDWLKPGFWRSILHPDDALWAQAFCESETAAGRDHSLDYRVMRADGQPLWVRNIVSMIEHGHRPLMRGLMIDISETKRTEDALRLSEQKFASVFEQCPDILLIARHSDGVLLEVNEAFEEQIGLTPGEVIGRTATELNLWGIEGMGPKLLERLHQGGIRNLEMTFRRSNGQMFTGLTSAESFELDGTPALVVAVRDISQLKQTQQQLQTSEEKFAKAFHASPDGLLLSRQSDGLLLEVNEGFCRLTGYEFNPPIDQTSFDLGIWVDLNERKRLIDQLGRDGFVRDFSCHLRRSDGQIRLCELSARPLPIGGVDCMLTIARDITERHLMQEKLQLAATVFENTAEGVLITDTDQRISAVNRAFSEITGYSEIEALGQTPRLLASGQHDSAFYAAMWHQLTAEGHWQGEIYNKRKNGELYPGWLTISAVRNSERDITHFVAVFADISSLKHAQAKLDYQAHHDPLTGLPNRALFENRLQAVLTCAQVSNRQGAVLFLDLDRFKHINDSLGHPVGDLLLKGIAQRLKEQVRDVDTVARLGGDEFIILLPGLHKPSDAHAIANKLLACFAAPFQAGEHEFFTSASIGISLYPQDGTDVATLIRNADAAMYRSKAKGRNRVEAYTRDLTVQASERIAMEHELRRAIERNEMSLSFQPKLSLKTQTLVGAEALIRWSHPTFGEVPPEHFIHLAEENGTILQLGDWVLEQACQQMHRWKKAYQAFGPLSINLAGAQLRHPNLAKRIEHLLKVYQLKAGDLQLEITENFIMSQAEEALTVLHQLKKLGVQLAIDDFGTGYSSLSYLKRLPLDILKIDKSFIRGLPDDPHDAAIARAIIALGRSMQLTIIAEGVENQAQQRFLAAEGCEQIQGYIVSLPLPPDEFAASFLRIALSDLSDGTLSKPSL; encoded by the coding sequence ATGCTGCCGATGCCGGCCATTCTGTTGCTGCTCCTGATCCTTTGGAACACAACGGCCGGCGCCCTGACCCTGACAGACGAGGAAAAAACCTGGCTCACTGCCCACCCGCAGCTGAGGCTGGGCGTCGACGCCTCCTGGCCACCATTCGAATTTCGTGACCAAGAGGGCCGGTACCAGGGATTGGCCGCCGATTACATCGCCTTGCTCCAGGATCGCCTGGAGGTAGCACTGAAACCGGTCGAGCCCAGCAGCTGGACCGAAGTGCTGCAGCAGGCGCGCGAAGGCCGCATCGATTTGCTGCCCGGCATCATGTCGACGCCGGAACGCCAGGGCTACCTGGCATTCACCCGCCCCTACCTCGATTTCCCCATCGTCATCCTGGCCCATGAAGGCGGTCCGCAACCGCGCACGCTCAAGGACTTGTATGGGCTGAAGGTGGCCGTGGTGGAGAACTACGCCCCCCATGAACTGCTACGCACCCACCACCCGGACCTCAACCTGGTGGCAATGCCCAATGTCAGCTCGACCCTGCAGGCACTGGCCACCGATGCGGTGGATGCCGTGGTCGGTGACCTCGCCTCGAGCATCTGGAGCCTGCGCCAACTCAAGCTCGAAGGCCTGTATGTCAGCGGCGACACCCCCTATCGCTATCAACTGGCAATGGCCGCGCCCCGTGACCAGCAGGTACTGATCGGTATCCTCGACAAGGTGATGGCTGACATGTCCAGCGATGAAATCAGCCATATCCAGCAACGCTGGGTCGGCAATGTGGTCGACCAGCGCAGCTTCTGGCATGACACACTCATCTATGGCCTGCCCGCCGTCCTGCTGCTGATCGCCATTCTCGCCGTGGTCATCCGCATCAATCGCCGGCTCAGTTCGGAAATCTCCCGGCGCATCGCCCTGGAGCAGGAACTGCGCAGCAGCGAATACCACTACCGCGGCCTGATCGAAAGCCTGTCGGCAATCGCCTGGGAGGCCGACGCCAACGACTTCACCTACAGCTACGTCTCGCCGCACGCCGAAGACCTGCTGGGCTACCCGCTGCACGACTGGCTCAAACCCGGCTTCTGGCGCAGCATTCTGCACCCCGACGATGCGCTCTGGGCCCAGGCATTCTGCGAAAGTGAAACCGCCGCCGGGCGTGATCACAGCCTCGATTACCGGGTGATGCGCGCCGATGGCCAGCCTCTGTGGGTGCGCAACATCGTCAGCATGATCGAACACGGCCACCGGCCCTTGATGCGCGGCCTGATGATCGACATCAGCGAGACCAAGCGTACCGAAGACGCCCTGCGCCTTTCGGAACAGAAATTCGCCTCGGTGTTCGAGCAGTGCCCGGACATTCTGCTGATTGCACGGCACAGCGATGGCGTGCTGCTCGAAGTCAACGAAGCCTTCGAAGAACAGATCGGCCTGACACCCGGCGAGGTGATCGGCCGCACCGCCACCGAGCTCAACTTGTGGGGCATCGAAGGCATGGGCCCGAAGCTGCTCGAACGCCTGCACCAAGGCGGCATCCGCAACCTGGAAATGACCTTCCGCCGCAGCAACGGCCAGATGTTCACCGGCCTGACCTCAGCCGAAAGCTTCGAGCTCGACGGCACCCCGGCGCTGGTGGTGGCAGTTCGCGACATCAGCCAGCTCAAGCAAACCCAGCAGCAGTTGCAAACCTCCGAGGAAAAGTTCGCCAAGGCCTTTCACGCCTCGCCTGACGGCCTGCTGCTGTCACGCCAGAGCGATGGCCTGCTGCTGGAGGTCAACGAGGGCTTCTGCCGCCTGACGGGCTACGAGTTCAACCCGCCTATCGATCAGACCTCCTTCGACCTGGGGATCTGGGTCGATCTCAACGAGCGCAAGCGCTTGATCGACCAGCTCGGCCGCGATGGCTTCGTGCGAGACTTCAGCTGCCACCTGCGCCGCAGTGACGGGCAGATTCGCCTCTGCGAGCTGTCGGCACGGCCGTTGCCGATCGGCGGGGTCGACTGCATGCTGACCATCGCCCGCGACATCACCGAACGCCACCTGATGCAGGAAAAACTGCAACTGGCTGCCACCGTGTTCGAAAATACCGCCGAAGGCGTATTGATCACCGACACCGACCAACGCATCAGTGCGGTCAACCGCGCCTTCAGCGAGATCACCGGCTACAGCGAAATCGAAGCCCTGGGCCAGACCCCGCGCCTGCTCGCCTCCGGTCAGCATGACAGCGCCTTCTATGCCGCCATGTGGCACCAGCTCACCGCTGAAGGCCACTGGCAGGGCGAGATCTACAACAAGCGCAAGAACGGCGAGCTGTATCCCGGCTGGCTGACCATCAGCGCCGTACGCAACAGCGAGCGCGATATTACGCACTTCGTCGCCGTATTCGCCGACATCTCCAGCCTCAAGCACGCCCAGGCCAAACTCGACTACCAGGCCCACCACGACCCGCTGACCGGCCTGCCCAACCGCGCCCTCTTCGAAAACCGGCTGCAGGCCGTGCTGACCTGCGCGCAGGTGTCCAACCGCCAGGGCGCCGTGCTGTTCCTCGACCTGGACCGCTTCAAGCACATCAACGACAGCCTCGGCCACCCGGTCGGCGACCTGCTGCTCAAGGGCATCGCCCAGCGCCTCAAGGAGCAAGTGCGCGACGTCGACACCGTGGCCCGCCTGGGTGGCGACGAGTTCATCATCCTGCTGCCCGGCCTGCACAAGCCCAGCGATGCCCATGCCATCGCCAACAAATTGCTGGCCTGCTTCGCCGCACCGTTCCAGGCCGGCGAGCACGAGTTCTTCACCAGCGCCAGCATCGGCATCAGCCTCTACCCGCAGGATGGCACCGACGTCGCCACGCTGATTCGCAACGCCGACGCCGCCATGTACCGTTCCAAGGCCAAAGGTCGCAACCGCGTGGAAGCCTACACCCGTGACCTGACCGTGCAGGCCAGCGAACGCATCGCCATGGAGCATGAACTGCGGCGCGCCATCGAACGTAACGAGATGAGCCTGAGCTTCCAGCCGAAACTGAGCCTCAAGACCCAAACCCTGGTCGGCGCCGAAGCGCTGATTCGCTGGAGCCACCCGACGTTCGGCGAGGTACCGCCCGAGCATTTCATTCACCTGGCCGAAGAGAACGGCACCATTCTGCAGCTGGGCGACTGGGTGCTGGAGCAGGCTTGCCAGCAGATGCATCGCTGGAAGAAGGCCTACCAGGCCTTTGGCCCCCTGTCGATCAACCTGGCGGGCGCGCAGCTACGCCATCCCAACCTCGCCAAGCGCATCGAGCATCTGTTGAAGGTCTACCAGCTCAAAGCAGGCGACCTGCAGCTGGAGATCACCGAAAACTTCATCATGAGCCAGGCCGAAGAGGCCCTGACCGTGCTGCACCAGCTCAAGAAACTGGGTGTGCAGCTGGCAATCGATGACTTTGGCACCGGCTATTCGTCGTTGAGTTACCTCAAGCGCCTGCCGCTGGACATTCTCAAGATCGACAAGTCGTTCATCCGTGGCCTGCCGGACGACCCCCACGACGCCGCCATCGCCCGCGCCATCATTGCGCTGGGGCGCAGCATGCAGTTGACGATCATTGCCGAGGGCGTGGAGAACCAGGCGCAGCAACGCTTCCTGGCGGCTGAAGGGTGCGAGCAGATTCAGGGTTACATCGTCAGCCTGCCGTTGCCACCGGATGAATTCGCGGCGTCGTTTCTTCGTATAGCACTGTCTGATCTTTCGGATGGCACGCTTTCAAAACCCTCGTTATAA
- a CDS encoding flavin monoamine oxidase family protein, protein MNKKNRHPADGKQPITIFGPDFPFAFDDWLEHPAGLGSIPAERHGEEVAIVGAGIAGLVAAYELMKLGLKPVVYEASKLGGRLRSQAFNGTDGIIAELGGMRFPVSSTAFYHYVDKLGLETKPFPNPLTCASGSTVIDLEGQTYYAEKASDLPQLFHEVADAWADALESGAQFADIQQAIRDRDVPRLKALWNKLVPLWDDRTFYDFVATSRSFAQLSFQHREVFGQVGFGTGGWDSDFPNSMLEIFRVVMTNCDDHQHLIVGGVEQVPQGIWRHVPERCAHWPEGTSLSSLHGGAPRTGVKRIARAADGRLAVTDNWGDTRYYGAVLATCQSWLLTTQIDCEESLFSQKMWMALDRTRYMQSSKTFVMVDRPFWKDKDPQTGRDLMSMTLTDRLTRGTYLFDNGDDKPGVICLSYAWMSDALKMLPHPVEKRVQLALDALKKIYPKTDIAGHIIGDPITISWEADPHFLGAFKGALPGHYRYNQRMYAHFMQQDMPAEQRGMFIAGDDVSWTPAWVEGAVQTSLNAVWGIMNHFGGRTHADNPGPGDVFDEIGPIALAD, encoded by the coding sequence ATGAACAAGAAAAACCGCCACCCCGCCGACGGCAAACAACCCATCACCATCTTCGGCCCGGATTTCCCCTTCGCCTTCGACGACTGGCTGGAACACCCGGCCGGCCTGGGCAGCATCCCGGCCGAGCGCCATGGTGAGGAGGTCGCCATCGTTGGCGCCGGCATCGCCGGACTGGTCGCGGCCTACGAATTGATGAAGCTGGGCCTCAAACCTGTGGTGTACGAGGCCTCGAAACTCGGCGGACGCTTGCGTTCGCAAGCCTTCAACGGCACCGACGGCATCATCGCCGAACTCGGCGGCATGCGCTTCCCGGTGTCCTCCACCGCCTTCTACCATTACGTCGACAAGCTGGGCCTGGAAACCAAGCCTTTCCCCAACCCGCTGACCTGTGCCTCGGGCAGCACGGTGATCGACCTCGAAGGCCAGACCTACTACGCCGAAAAGGCCAGCGACCTGCCCCAGCTGTTCCATGAAGTGGCCGACGCCTGGGCCGATGCGCTGGAAAGCGGTGCACAGTTCGCCGACATCCAGCAGGCGATCCGTGACCGAGACGTACCTCGGCTGAAAGCACTGTGGAACAAGCTGGTGCCCCTGTGGGACGACCGCACCTTCTATGATTTCGTCGCCACCTCGCGCTCGTTCGCCCAGCTGAGCTTCCAGCACCGCGAAGTGTTCGGCCAGGTCGGTTTCGGCACCGGTGGCTGGGACTCGGACTTCCCCAACTCGATGCTGGAAATCTTCCGCGTGGTGATGACCAACTGCGACGACCACCAGCACCTGATCGTCGGAGGCGTGGAGCAAGTCCCCCAAGGCATCTGGCGCCATGTGCCGGAACGCTGTGCCCACTGGCCGGAAGGCACCAGCCTCAGTTCGCTGCATGGCGGCGCCCCTCGCACCGGGGTCAAACGCATTGCGCGCGCCGCCGACGGGCGCCTGGCAGTCACCGACAACTGGGGCGACACCCGCTACTACGGCGCGGTGCTCGCCACCTGCCAGAGCTGGCTGCTGACCACCCAGATCGACTGCGAAGAGTCGCTGTTCTCGCAAAAGATGTGGATGGCCCTGGACCGCACCCGCTACATGCAGTCGTCGAAAACCTTCGTCATGGTCGACCGGCCGTTCTGGAAGGACAAGGACCCACAGACTGGCCGCGACTTGATGAGCATGACCCTCACCGATCGCCTTACCCGCGGTACCTACCTGTTCGACAACGGCGACGATAAACCAGGGGTGATCTGCCTGTCCTACGCCTGGATGAGCGACGCCCTGAAGATGCTGCCGCACCCGGTGGAAAAGCGCGTGCAGCTCGCCTTGGATGCGCTGAAGAAGATCTACCCCAAGACCGACATCGCCGGCCATATCATCGGCGACCCGATCACCATTTCCTGGGAGGCCGACCCGCACTTCCTCGGTGCCTTCAAGGGCGCGCTGCCGGGCCACTACCGCTACAACCAGCGCATGTATGCGCACTTCATGCAGCAGGACATGCCTGCCGAGCAACGCGGCATGTTCATCGCCGGCGACGACGTGTCGTGGACCCCTGCCTGGGTCGAAGGCGCGGTGCAGACGTCGCTCAATGCAGTGTGGGGTATCATGAACCACTTCGGTGGCCGTACTCACGCGGACAACCCAGGCCCAGGCGACGTGTTCGACGAGATCGGCCCCATCGCCCTGGCTGACTGA
- the pqqA gene encoding pyrroloquinoline quinone precursor peptide PqqA, whose product MWTKPAYTDLRIGFEVTMYFANR is encoded by the coding sequence ATGTGGACCAAACCTGCATACACTGACCTGCGTATCGGCTTCGAAGTGACCATGTACTTCGCCAACCGCTAA